One Ornithorhynchus anatinus isolate Pmale09 chromosome 2, mOrnAna1.pri.v4, whole genome shotgun sequence DNA segment encodes these proteins:
- the ADAT2 gene encoding tRNA-specific adenosine deaminase 2 isoform X2, translating into MEGPARTDEDDDDQEDEDEEEERARWMERATHMAQEALENGEVPVGCLMVYNNKIVGMGRNEVNETKNATRHAEMVAIDQVLNWCLRRGKNPTEVFQRTVLYVTVEPCIMCAAALRIMRIPLVVYGCQNERFGGCGSVLNISSDDLPNTGTAFQHQNQKFGNSMVTNGELVPVEDWS; encoded by the exons ATGGAGGGCCCGGCcaggacggacgaggacgacgacgaccaggaggacgaggacgaggaggaggagcgggcgaGGTGGATGGAGAGGGCGACGCACATG GCCCAAGAAGCCTTAGAAAACGGTGAAGTTCCCGTTGGCTGCCTCATGGTCTACAACAATAAGatcgtggggatggggagaaatgaAGTTAATGAAACTAAGAAT GCTACTCGACATGCAGAAATGGTTGCAATTGATCAGGTCTTAAATTGGTGTCTCCGGCGCGGCAAGAATCCCACAGAAGTGTTCCAACGCACAGTTTTGTATGTAACCGTGGAGCCATGTATTATGTGTGCTGCAGCCCTGCGCATAATGA GAATACCTTTGGTTGTATATGGCTGTCAGAACGAGCGATTTGGAGGTTGTGGCTCTGTTCTGAACATCTCCTCCGATGACTTACCAAATACCGGCACTGCATTCCAG CACCAAAATCAAAAGTTCGGAAACTCGATGGTCACAAACGGTGAACTGGTACCCGTGGAAGACTGGAGCTAA
- the ADAT2 gene encoding tRNA-specific adenosine deaminase 2 isoform X1, translating to MEGPARTDEDDDDQEDEDEEEERARWMERATHMAQEALENGEVPVGCLMVYNNKIVGMGRNEVNETKNATRHAEMVAIDQVLNWCLRRGKNPTEVFQRTVLYVTVEPCIMCAAALRIMRIPLVVYGCQNERFGGCGSVLNISSDDLPNTGTAFQCIPGHRAKEAVEMLKTFYKQENPNAPKSKVRKLDGHKR from the exons ATGGAGGGCCCGGCcaggacggacgaggacgacgacgaccaggaggacgaggacgaggaggaggagcgggcgaGGTGGATGGAGAGGGCGACGCACATG GCCCAAGAAGCCTTAGAAAACGGTGAAGTTCCCGTTGGCTGCCTCATGGTCTACAACAATAAGatcgtggggatggggagaaatgaAGTTAATGAAACTAAGAAT GCTACTCGACATGCAGAAATGGTTGCAATTGATCAGGTCTTAAATTGGTGTCTCCGGCGCGGCAAGAATCCCACAGAAGTGTTCCAACGCACAGTTTTGTATGTAACCGTGGAGCCATGTATTATGTGTGCTGCAGCCCTGCGCATAATGA GAATACCTTTGGTTGTATATGGCTGTCAGAACGAGCGATTTGGAGGTTGTGGCTCTGTTCTGAACATCTCCTCCGATGACTTACCAAATACCGGCACTGCATTCCAG TGCATTCCGGGACATAGAGCCAAGGAAGCAGTAGAAATGTTAAAAACCTTCTATAAGCAGGAAAACCCAAATG CACCAAAATCAAAAGTTCGGAAACTCGATGGTCACAAACGGTGA
- the ADAT2 gene encoding tRNA-specific adenosine deaminase 2 isoform X3, with the protein MILSCPDSCIDPAQEALENGEVPVGCLMVYNNKIVGMGRNEVNETKNATRHAEMVAIDQVLNWCLRRGKNPTEVFQRTVLYVTVEPCIMCAAALRIMRIPLVVYGCQNERFGGCGSVLNISSDDLPNTGTAFQCIPGHRAKEAVEMLKTFYKQENPNAPKSKVRKLDGHKR; encoded by the exons ATGATACTAAGCTGTCCTGACTCCTGCATTGACCCT GCCCAAGAAGCCTTAGAAAACGGTGAAGTTCCCGTTGGCTGCCTCATGGTCTACAACAATAAGatcgtggggatggggagaaatgaAGTTAATGAAACTAAGAAT GCTACTCGACATGCAGAAATGGTTGCAATTGATCAGGTCTTAAATTGGTGTCTCCGGCGCGGCAAGAATCCCACAGAAGTGTTCCAACGCACAGTTTTGTATGTAACCGTGGAGCCATGTATTATGTGTGCTGCAGCCCTGCGCATAATGA GAATACCTTTGGTTGTATATGGCTGTCAGAACGAGCGATTTGGAGGTTGTGGCTCTGTTCTGAACATCTCCTCCGATGACTTACCAAATACCGGCACTGCATTCCAG TGCATTCCGGGACATAGAGCCAAGGAAGCAGTAGAAATGTTAAAAACCTTCTATAAGCAGGAAAACCCAAATG CACCAAAATCAAAAGTTCGGAAACTCGATGGTCACAAACGGTGA